The following nucleotide sequence is from Kineobactrum salinum.
GCCCGAATTCTTGCCCATGACTCCCTGGCAAGCTTTATCGACTTGGTGGTGCCAAAACTCCAGGAGCGGGGGCGCTATAAAACCGCTTATAGAGAAGGAACCTTCAGACAAAAGCTGGGTGCTGGCTGCCCCTACATTGCCCCGGACCATAAAGCCGCCTCTTACCTGGATTTGGGCTAAACGGGGTTACAACTGGTAATAGCAATGATGATGACGCAATCAATCAGTCCGCAAACGGGCCTGCGTGGCTTCAGGAACGCCTTGGGATGTTTTAGCACCGATGTCGTCGTGGTCACCACTGGAAAGGAACGATAGCGGAGGCATTTGCGAGGTAGGCGTAAACAAACTCTCCCGTCAGGTTTTTCCCCCACAGGGAGAGTCCTCAGCGTTCACATTCGCATCGGCGTAGCTCCAATCGGAGATGGGGACGAAGAATTCTATCATCGGAGCGAAGGTAAATTCGGGGCGTTTACCAGCTTATTCCCAGTCACGTCGACTCCCTGGTAGGTGCCCTCCTCGATTTTGGAATTCAGGTAATTCATGGAAGCTGAGAGCTTCATTACAGCCAAGGGTTTGTATTCGACTTCAAGCTCCGCACCCTCGATCCGTGACTTGGGAGTAACCGTCCGGTAATCAGTATCCGTCCGGTAAACCCATCTACCCATGGCCGTCCTGGCAGGTAACGTAGGTGTCCACCTATTCGTGGACTGCACCCCAAATATTGGACATTAATTTTAACTTGATTGATGGGTTTACCGGACGCTTACACTTGGGAAGATTTGTGAGCGCTTGGACAAAACCTGCAGAGGTAGATATAACGTCAACGATCTGCTGGTTGTTGTAGCGGTTATAGAAGACTGCTCCGTTGAGCCACAGATGATATTCGTCGAACTGAATCTTCACACCGAGTTCCGCGGCGGCAACGGTTTTCGGATGAGCCACTGTCAATGCGGATGGGTTGAAGGCTGCCTGGGCATTGAACGATGCACCGCGATAGCCCGGGTTCAGACTGGCATACAACAACGTGCCCTGGCTGATCGCATTAATATCCGTCAGGCTACGCGGAATCGTGTTGAAAACGGGCCTCCATTTAGATCACGAATCTGCGCCGCTGCCTCCGATGCCGGGATTGATCGGAGTATTGGATTGACTAGTGTTGAGGGGATTCCGTAATGATGTTGATACCCTCATGTCTAAGTCTTCGCTTGGCATTGCTAAAGGTAGTGTAAATATTTTCTCGCACTTTTTCTGAGGCGGAGACCTTCAAGCTGATTGATGAGCCTCTATATCCTGCTGCCGTAACGTAACCGTCCGGTAATCACACCTTGATGGGCGGCTCCCAGTTGTGCGGCAGCAGAGCTGTCAGGTCAGATTGCCTGGCGGTGGGGATACGCTCCAGCACATGCCGCAGATAGGCCTGGGCATCAAGCCCATTGATCTTAGCCGACTGGATCAGCGTCATCACGTTGGCCGCGCGCTGGCCGCTGCGCACAGAGCCTGCAAACAGCCAGTTCTTCCGCCCCAGGGCCCACGGCCTGATCTGGTTTTCCACCCAGTTGTTGTCGATGGGGATTCGCCCATCATCCAGATAACGAACCAGGGCCTCCCAGCGTTTCAAAGCATAATCGATCGCTTTGGCGGTACGTGTGCCGCTCGTCAGCTTGGATCGCTGTCCGGTTAACCAGCCATGGAATGCGGTGATGATGGGCCGCGCCTGTTGCTCGCGAACCTGTTGTCTGTGTTCCGGCATGGCTTCAGCCGTTGCGCGCTCAATCTCATAAAGCGCACCGATGGTGGCAAGGGCTCGCTCCGCAATCGGGCTCTGGTTGTGCTCCAGTAACTCATGGAACTTGCGTCTCGCATGGGCCCAGCAACCCACTTCGTGAATGCCCTGTACAAAGCCCGCTTTGTAGCCTGCGTAATCATCACAGATGAGGCTCCCCTGCCAACCGGCCAGGAACTCGCGAGACACCTGGCCGGATCGCGTGGGTTGGAAGTCGTACACCACGCCCTGTATCGGCAAGGTCCGCGGTGTCGCATAGGCCCACACATAGGCTCGCTGCGTTTTCTTCTTGCCGGGATCCAGCATCGCCACCGGTGTTTCATCGGCGTGCAGAATGTCCTGTGCCAGCAGTTCACGACGCAGCGCATCGACCAGCGGGGCCAGCTCCACCCCGCAGCGGCCCACCCAGTCAGCCAGTGTTGAGCGGGAGAGCTCAACACCCGCGCGGGCATAGATCTGCTGTTGCCGATACAGCGGCAGGTGATCCGCGTATTTGCTGATCAGCACCTGAGCCAGCAGGTTGGTCGTCGGAATGCCCTTGTCAATGACGTGGGGCGCCACGGGCGCCTGCACGAGGGTCTCGCACTGCTTACAGGCCCATTTGCTACGGATATGGCGTTCTACCGAGAACTGACCGGGCTCGTAGTCGAGCTTCTCACTGATATCTTCGCCAATGCAGGCTAGCTGGCAGCCGCAGGTGCACATGGTCGACTCGGGATCGTGGTGGATATCCGTGCGGGGCAATTCTGCAGGCAAGGATTGCCGTGCCGGCTTACGTGGCGTCCGCGTTGACCTGGGTGTGTCGGTGAGCTGCGCCAGCTCCGACTCTACCGCGGCGAGGTCCTCCTCAACGATGTCATCGAGCAGGCGGTATTGCGTGCTGCCACCCGCTTCACTGCGCTGGCCAAAGCGGTGACGTTTCAGTATGGCCAGCTCGTGAGTCAGTTGTTCGTTACGGATTTTGTAATGCTGCAGGGTCTTGTCGCGCTGGAGGAGTTCGGCGGCATGCTGCGCCTGTTGATCACCCAGCTGGGTGATCAACTGCGCTGCCATCTGGCGGAGCTGATCGTCTGAGAGGTGTGTGAGATCGGTGCGCAATTCCATGACCGATACTGTGCCAAAGAATCGAGCACGGCACCAGATCAACTATTTGCGTAGACTACGGTGCCCTTTTTTGCTCTGCGCTACTGCCGGTCAATCACGTGATTGGCCGCCGCGTATTGCCAGGGCAAGCCGACCACGAGGGCCTGTAGCTGCGCGCTGTCGAGTGTGACCACGCCGCCCGTGCGCAGGGGGCTCCAGGTGAACTTGCCCTGATGTAACCGGCGCGCGGCGAGCCA
It contains:
- a CDS encoding TonB-dependent receptor is translated as MYASLNPGYRGASFNAQAAFNPSALTVAHPKTVAAAELGVKIQFDEYHLWLNGAVFYNRYNNQQIVDVISTSAGFVQALTNLPKCKRPVNPSIKLKLMSNIWGAVHE
- the tnpC gene encoding IS66 family transposase, with the protein product MELRTDLTHLSDDQLRQMAAQLITQLGDQQAQHAAELLQRDKTLQHYKIRNEQLTHELAILKRHRFGQRSEAGGSTQYRLLDDIVEEDLAAVESELAQLTDTPRSTRTPRKPARQSLPAELPRTDIHHDPESTMCTCGCQLACIGEDISEKLDYEPGQFSVERHIRSKWACKQCETLVQAPVAPHVIDKGIPTTNLLAQVLISKYADHLPLYRQQQIYARAGVELSRSTLADWVGRCGVELAPLVDALRRELLAQDILHADETPVAMLDPGKKKTQRAYVWAYATPRTLPIQGVVYDFQPTRSGQVSREFLAGWQGSLICDDYAGYKAGFVQGIHEVGCWAHARRKFHELLEHNQSPIAERALATIGALYEIERATAEAMPEHRQQVREQQARPIITAFHGWLTGQRSKLTSGTRTAKAIDYALKRWEALVRYLDDGRIPIDNNWVENQIRPWALGRKNWLFAGSVRSGQRAANVMTLIQSAKINGLDAQAYLRHVLERIPTARQSDLTALLPHNWEPPIKV